GCCTGCGGAATTTGAAAGGGTTGTTCTTGATTGAAATCATTCGCGAATCCGAACGCGTCTCGCCGGTTAAGTCAACAACTGTAATGAAAGCGGGAGATCGCTTGATTTTCACGGGTGACGTGTCAACCATCGCGGATTTGCAAAATACGAAAGGCCTCCGGCTCGATCCCGGCGCCGACCTGTCGCTCGATTTATTGAAAAACGGCAACACCGAACTCGTCGAGGTGGTCGTTTCCCATCAATCCGGACTGTTGTCGAAAAGGATTAAGGACACGAAATTCCGGGGGAAATACGATGCTGCGGTCATTGCTGTCCATCGCAACAATGAGCGGGTCAAAGGCAAAGTCGGGGATATCGTGCTGCAACCCGGAGATACATTGCTTTTGCTGGCTGGATCCGACTTTCAACAGCGGAAACATTTGTTCAACGACTTTTACGTTGTCACTCCGATGGGCAACCCGTTTTTGACTAAGAAGGATACGCAGAAAGGCTTGTTGACGATTGGCGTGCTCGTTGTATTAATCGCGCTTGTGGCGTTTCATGTATTTTCGATGTTCAAGGCGATGAGCCTCGCCGTCGTCTTGTTATTGCTGCTGCGGATCGTTAGTCCGACTGAGGCGAAGGAATCGGTCCAATTCAACGTACTGCTGCTTGTAGCGAGTGCTTTTGGCATTGGTGCGGCGCTCACCGAATCCGGGGCAGCCAAATGGATCGCCGAGGGGCTGGTTTCATTTGCCGAGCCGTACGGGCTGCTGGCGATTTTATTGCTCGTGTTTCTGCTTACGAACATTTTTACGGAAATGATTACGAATAATGCCGCTGCGGTCATGATGTTTCCGATTGCGACGGAAATGGCTGACCAAGTCGGTGCCGATCCGATGGCGTTCGCGGTCGTCGTGGCCATTGCTGCATCCGCAAGCTTCCTCACTCCGATCGGCTATCAGACGAACTTGATAGTCATGGGGCCGGGAAGGTATAAATTTACGGATTACTACAAAGTGGGACTTCCGTTAACAATCATCGTCATGATCGTTACACTTGTTGTCGTTGACATGGTGTGGGTTTAATTTAAACTTTGAAAAGGTGATTTTATGGTTTCGGAATCGACAAACATTACTTGGCACGAGGCAAAGGTAACAAAGCACGACAGGAGAAAGATGAACGGCCACAAAAGTGCGGTTCTATGGTTCACCGGGCTTTCGGGAGCCGGAAAATCGACGCTCGCGGTTGAAGTCGAAAAGGAATTGCATCGCCGCGGCGTCCATTCGTACATTTTGGACGGTGACAACATTCGCCACGGATTGAACAAGAATCTCGGGTTCACTCCGGAAGACCGCAAAGAAAACATTCGCCGAATCGGCGAAGTGGCGAAACTTTTCGTCGATGCGGGGGTCGTCACGCTCAGCGCCTTCATCTCTCCTTATCAAGAAGATCGCGATGGCGTGAGAGAACTGCTCGAAAAAGATGAATTCATCGAAATTTACGTGAAATGCGATGTCGGCGAATGCGAACGCAGGGATCCGAAAGGGTTGTACGAAAAAGCGAGGGCCGGCGAAATCAAGAATTTTACCGGAATCAGCGCTCCTTACGAAGCGCCCGAGAAACCGGAATTGATGGTCGAAACCGATCGCCAGTCGATCGAACAGTCAGTCGCACAGGTGATCAACTACTTAGAGAGTGAAGGGTTTCTGCAATAAGACGAAACAAAATTGCCGCCAAATTGAAATGAAAATGAAACTTACTGCCTTTACGGGCAGTTTTTATATAGGAGAATCGAAACTTTAGAGGGTGATTACTCGTATATTTATCATTGGTTTGTGATAGGATTGTAGAGACAAAGAAGGATCATCATCGGTTCCCGGGATCGATTGAGGATAAAGGAAGAGTGCACTTGAAAACAGTTAATCTCATGGGCATGAATTTCATCAACACCGATATGGAACAACTCGTGGATCATCTCGACGGAAGGTTGGCGCAGTCGGAAAATATTTTTCTCGTTACCGCCAATACGGAAATCGTCATGCATGCCCGAAAAAACCGTGATTATTATTCGATCGTCGATACGGCTGACCTCGTGACGCCTGACGGAGTCGGCGTCGTCATCGGTTCGAAAATTATCGGAAATCCGATTCAGCAGCGGTTGACCGGGTTTGATTTGATGATGCAGCTGCTGTCGTTATGCTGCGAGAAACAATACACGGTTTATTTCCTCGGAGCCAGCCCCGAAGTGATCGAGCGGGCGGTGGAACGCGTAAAGCGCGAACAGCCGGATCTCGAAATTGCGGGGTATCACCACGGGTATTTCAACGGGGAAGAAGAAGCGATCGCTTTTGAAATTCGTAAGTGCGAACCAGACATCGTCTTCGTCGGCCTCGGCGTACCCAAACAAGAGCAATGGATCGCCAAATACCGAAAGCTGTTCAAAAAAGGGTTGTTCATCGGTGTCGGCGGCAGTTTCGACGTGTTAGCCGGAGAGGTGAGGCGGGCGCCCGTTGCTTGGCAGAAATTGAACATCGAATGGCTGTATCGGCTGATTCAACGTCCGTCGCGGTGGAAACGAATGACCGTATTACCTATTTTCCTCTTAAAGACGGTCAAGGCGAGAGTTTTGCGAAAAAATCTTTAGGCAATCGTTCACAGGAGCAATAACATCCACAGACAACAATCGTCGGCTGCGTTCGAAAGTTATTGCAGGCAAAGCGCGGATTCTTCCGTAAAAAGTTGTTTTCTTCCTTTAGGCGACGTATAATGTGTAGGGTGAAAACGGATTGTAACTTTAAGGAAATCGGAACTGTTAAGGTCACTATACGATGGAAATGTTAAGGATCGATGAAATTCGGGTAATGATTATACGAAATTCACGAATCCCTTGAGAAACTCCTACAAAGGAGAGGTTATCTATGAAGAAAGTATTGACGTACGGTACGTTTGATTTGCTCCACTGGGGCCACATTAATTTGCTGCAACGCGCGAAAAGTCTTGGAGACTATTTGATCGTGGCGGTATCGACGGACGAATTTAATGCTTTGAAAAATAAAGAAGCCTATTACAGCTACGAAAATCGAAAAACGATTCTTGAATCCATCCGTTACGTGGATGAAGTCATTCCCGAAAATTCCTGGGACCAAAAAATCCAGGACGTCAAGGAACATGACGTTGACCTATTCGTGATGGGGGATGATTGGAAAGGTCACTTCGACTTCTTGAAGGATTATTGCGAAGTCGTATATTTGCCGCGAACGGTCGGTATTTCTTCCACGAAAATCAAACGGGACTTGTTGACGGCGAAAAATGGTTAAAGAAACGATCATCACCTTGTATTTGCAAGTGTGCAAGGTGATGTTTGCCTTTTTTAAAACCTTCCGGTTGAAACGCAAGGTGACTTTTCTGACCTCTTTCGGCCAAAACAGCATTTACGTATTGGAGGAAATGAAACGGCGGGGCGTCGCTTGTGAAGTCGTTTTTTTATACGAAAAAACGTGTCCGTATGTGCTCGATTCCGTTGAAGGCGTTCGTGCCCTTCGTTTAGATTCGGGAAATCCGATCGATTGGCTGCGGTCGATCTACCATATGGCGACGTCCAAGACGATCATTTTGGATAATTATTTCGCGATTTTGTCGGCGTTTGAATTTCGGGAAGGCGTGGAATGTATACAGTTGTGGCACGCGGCCGGCGCGATTAAGAAATTCGGCTTGAAGGACCGCTCCGTGCCGAAACGCCGGAAACAAGCGATTCGCAGGTTCCGCAAAGTGTACGAACGCTTTCACAAAGTGGCTGTCGGCTCGGAAGCGATGGCTGAAATTTTTACCGAAGCTTTTGATTTGCCGCCTGAAAACATGATCAGGACGGGAGTTCCACGAACGGATCTTTTTTTCGACTCGGAAAAAATCGAGCGCATCACGGAGCAGCTGCGGAATGCGAATCCGGCTTTGCAGGACAAAAAAGTCATTTTATACGCGCCGACTTTTCGTGACGGCCAACGAGATGGTTTTGAATGCCGTTTGGATTTCGACTCGATGGAACGGGCATTGAAGGACACCCACGTATTGTTGCTGCGCTTTCATCCAACGGTCACCCGCCGAAACGACTACGAACGAACACATCCGGGCTTTGTTTTCGATTATTCCGACCATCCGGACGTAAACGAGCTCTTGTTGATTACCGATGTTCTCGTTACCGATTACTCCTCAATTCCTTATGAATTTTCGTTGTTGCGCCGGCCGATGATTTTCTTTACGAAAGATCAGCAGGAATACAAGCGGCAGAGAGGCTATTTCGGGGATTACGAATCGATCGTTCCCGGGCCGGTAACGAATGACACAAAGTCGGTCATCGAACTCTTGCTTAAAGGCGAGTTCGACATGGGGCGCATTGAGAGGTTTTCACAACTATGGAACCGGTATTCCACCGGGCAATCCAGCAAAAACGTGGTTGATTATCTTGTCGAAGGCGGGAAACAAGCCGAATGGAGCGCCCGCGAGCGGAAGGAACCGGTTTTCTGATGGGAAAGATATGAGATGAATCAATGGACAAAATGGGTTACGACAGGGGTCGTGCGAATTTACCGCATGGTGTTTCATATCGTCGCGCTTTTGCCGGCACGAAGAAAGTTGATCGTCTTTGAGAGTTTTTTTGGAAGACAATACAGCTGCAATCCGCGTGCGCTATACGAATACATGCAGGACGAACACCCGGAATACACGATGATTTGGAGCGCAGATCCGCACTATGCATCGCTCTTTGAAGAAAGAAACGTTCGATATGTCAAACGATTTACCATCCGATGGGTATGGCTGATGGCTCGCGCCGGATATTGGGTGACAAACGTTCGTCTTCCGCTCTGGATGAAGAAGCCGAAGCATACCGTATATTTGCAAACATGGCACGGAACGCCGTTGAAAAAACTTGGCGCCGACATTCGCGAAGTGCATATGCCCGGCACGAATACGGAAAACTATCGTAATAATTTCCGCAAGGAGTCGAGTCGCTGGGATTATCTCGTTTCCCCGAACGCTTATTCATCGGAGATTTTCGAGCGAGCGTTTCACTACGATCGAGATGCGATTATCGAATCCGGATATCCCCGGAACGACCGCCTGCATCAACTCAATAACGAAGCGGCGATTCGGGATTTGAAGGAAAAGTGCGGCGTCCCTTTGGACAAGAAGGTCGTGCTGTACGCTCCAACGTGGCGTGACGATGAATTTTATGAAAAAGGGCGATACAAGTTTAACGTTCCGTTGAATCTGGCGGACATGCAGGAACAGCTCGGAGATGAATTTGTCATTCTCCTGAGAATGCACTATTTGATCGCGGATCGACTCGACTTGAAAGCGTATAAAGGGTTCGCTTATGATTTTTCCAATTACGAAGATATCACGGATCTTTATTTGATCTCCGATGCACTCATTACCGATTATTCATCCGTATTTTTCGATTATGCGAACTTGAAGCGTCCGATCTTGTTTTTCGCTTACGATCTCGATCGCTACCGCGATAAGCTGCGCGGCTTTTATTTTGATCTTGAAAATGAGGCGCCCGGCCCGATTGTGAACACTTCCGAACAAGTCATCGAAAAACTCAAGGAAATGGCTGCTTTGGGTTTCACCGTGTCGGAGCGATTTAACGACTTTTATCAAAAGTTTTGTTATCTTGAAAGCGGGGTATCCTCGAAAAGAGTCGCAGACCGCATATTCACGGAAAGGGAAAAGTTATGAAATCGATGGTTACGGTCATTCAAGAACAATTCAAGAGCTTTTATTTGATTTGCCGCCTGTCTTTTTTTGAGATCAAAATTGAAAATAACAAAAACTACCTCGGGATGTTCTGGGAAATTCTCAGCCCGATGATTTTGATTGCGATTTATTGGTTCGTTTTCGGTACCGGGTTGCGAAGCGGCGAAACGATTCGCGGGGACGTTCCGTTTTTGCCCTGGATGCTGGCGGGCATCGTCGTTTGGTTTTTTGCCAATCCGGCGATTTTGCACGGGACGAAATCGATTTACAACCGGATCAAGATGATTTCAAAGATGAATTTTCCGATGAGCGTCATTCCGACGTACGTCATCATGTCGAAATTTTATACGCATTTGTTGTTGGTCGCTGTCATTTTTATTATTTTACAGTTTTTCGGTTTCTTCCCGTCGCTTTATCTCGTGCAGCTGCCTTATTTCATGTTCGCAGCATTCGTTTTGCTGTTCGGCATTTGTTTGGTAACGTCGACGATTTCTGTCATCATTCCGGACATCCAGAAGTTCATTCAAGCGACGTTGCGCATGCTGCTTTACTTGTCGCCGATATTATGGGATCCGGCGAAATTTGTGAATTCCGATTACTCATACGTTCCGTTTATCATGAAATTAAATCCTTTGTATTACGTTGTTGAAGGATACCGGCACTCGCTGCTTGGGGACCAGTGGTATCTCGTGCAGCATTGGCAATACACGATTTACTTTTGGGTGTTTGTCATCGCCGTCATGCTGTTCGGAGCGTCGATGCACGTCAAATTCCGCAACCGTTTCATCGAATATATTTAATACGTGAGAAGAGTGAACCCATATGGCCAAATCCGTCATTCTCGAGAACGTGACAAAAAAATATAAAATGTACCAAAGAACTTCGCAGAAGCTGCTTGATCTCGTCCATCCGAACGGGTACGGGGAAGATTTCTACGCATTGCAAAACGTCAGTTTCGAGGCGAATCAAGGGGACGTCATCGGTATCGTCGGCGTCAACGGTTCAGGAAAATCGACGTTGTCGAACATCATTGCAGGTGTCATTCCTCCTACGGAAGGGACGATCGAGACGCATGGAGAGACGGCGTTGATCGCCATCGCGTCGGGGCTGAACAATCAGTTGACCGGCCGCGAGAACATCGAGTTGAAATGCCTAATGCTTGGCTTCAGCAAGAAGGAGATTCAGCGGCTGGAACCGGAGATTATCGAGTTCGCCGAAGTCGGCAAGTTCATCGACCAACCGGTGAAGACGTATTCGAGCGGGATGCGATCGAAACTTGGGTTTGCGATCTCGGTGACGATTGATCCGGACATTCTCGTGATTGACGAAGCTTTGTCGGTCGGTGACCAGACGTTCGCCGACAAATGTTTGGATAAGATGAATCGTTTCAAGGAA
The nucleotide sequence above comes from Bacillales bacterium. Encoded proteins:
- a CDS encoding WecB/TagA/CpsF family glycosyltransferase, with the translated sequence MHLKTVNLMGMNFINTDMEQLVDHLDGRLAQSENIFLVTANTEIVMHARKNRDYYSIVDTADLVTPDGVGVVIGSKIIGNPIQQRLTGFDLMMQLLSLCCEKQYTVYFLGASPEVIERAVERVKREQPDLEIAGYHHGYFNGEEEAIAFEIRKCEPDIVFVGLGVPKQEQWIAKYRKLFKKGLFIGVGGSFDVLAGEVRRAPVAWQKLNIEWLYRLIQRPSRWKRMTVLPIFLLKTVKARVLRKNL
- the tagH gene encoding teichoic acids export ABC transporter ATP-binding subunit TagH → MAKSVILENVTKKYKMYQRTSQKLLDLVHPNGYGEDFYALQNVSFEANQGDVIGIVGVNGSGKSTLSNIIAGVIPPTEGTIETHGETALIAIASGLNNQLTGRENIELKCLMLGFSKKEIQRLEPEIIEFAEVGKFIDQPVKTYSSGMRSKLGFAISVTIDPDILVIDEALSVGDQTFADKCLDKMNRFKEQNKTIFFISHAIGQVKQFCEKALWLECGEIRAYGSIDDVIPKYQTFIKEYKAMSKEEKKRYKEKVMQKQNGTARMLAK
- a CDS encoding SLC13 family permease, producing MTLEIAFVLAVVFLMLVGLVREIARPDMILFVTLILFMITGVISPQQAVKGFSNQGMLTIALLFIVAGAVEKSGLFDRAISYMLGTKSPNPRTAMWRMMFPISGMSAFLNNTPIVVTFTPFIRKWCEEHNISPSKFLIPLSYATIMGGMITLMGTSTNLVVHGMMLQKYGEGFSVFQLAVVGIPVTLFGLLYLATWGYKILPNYRALTNAVDENSREYLAEMIVEPIYPHIGKTIEDAGLRNLKGLFLIEIIRESERVSPVKSTTVMKAGDRLIFTGDVSTIADLQNTKGLRLDPGADLSLDLLKNGNTELVEVVVSHQSGLLSKRIKDTKFRGKYDAAVIAVHRNNERVKGKVGDIVLQPGDTLLLLAGSDFQQRKHLFNDFYVVTPMGNPFLTKKDTQKGLLTIGVLVVLIALVAFHVFSMFKAMSLAVVLLLLLRIVSPTEAKESVQFNVLLLVASAFGIGAALTESGAAKWIAEGLVSFAEPYGLLAILLLVFLLTNIFTEMITNNAAAVMMFPIATEMADQVGADPMAFAVVVAIAASASFLTPIGYQTNLIVMGPGRYKFTDYYKVGLPLTIIVMIVTLVVVDMVWV
- the tagD gene encoding glycerol-3-phosphate cytidylyltransferase — protein: MKKVLTYGTFDLLHWGHINLLQRAKSLGDYLIVAVSTDEFNALKNKEAYYSYENRKTILESIRYVDEVIPENSWDQKIQDVKEHDVDLFVMGDDWKGHFDFLKDYCEVVYLPRTVGISSTKIKRDLLTAKNG
- a CDS encoding CDP-glycerol glycerophosphotransferase family protein → MVKETIITLYLQVCKVMFAFFKTFRLKRKVTFLTSFGQNSIYVLEEMKRRGVACEVVFLYEKTCPYVLDSVEGVRALRLDSGNPIDWLRSIYHMATSKTIILDNYFAILSAFEFREGVECIQLWHAAGAIKKFGLKDRSVPKRRKQAIRRFRKVYERFHKVAVGSEAMAEIFTEAFDLPPENMIRTGVPRTDLFFDSEKIERITEQLRNANPALQDKKVILYAPTFRDGQRDGFECRLDFDSMERALKDTHVLLLRFHPTVTRRNDYERTHPGFVFDYSDHPDVNELLLITDVLVTDYSSIPYEFSLLRRPMIFFTKDQQEYKRQRGYFGDYESIVPGPVTNDTKSVIELLLKGEFDMGRIERFSQLWNRYSTGQSSKNVVDYLVEGGKQAEWSARERKEPVF
- the cysC gene encoding adenylyl-sulfate kinase — its product is MVSESTNITWHEAKVTKHDRRKMNGHKSAVLWFTGLSGAGKSTLAVEVEKELHRRGVHSYILDGDNIRHGLNKNLGFTPEDRKENIRRIGEVAKLFVDAGVVTLSAFISPYQEDRDGVRELLEKDEFIEIYVKCDVGECERRDPKGLYEKARAGEIKNFTGISAPYEAPEKPELMVETDRQSIEQSVAQVINYLESEGFLQ
- a CDS encoding ABC transporter permease, which translates into the protein MKSMVTVIQEQFKSFYLICRLSFFEIKIENNKNYLGMFWEILSPMILIAIYWFVFGTGLRSGETIRGDVPFLPWMLAGIVVWFFANPAILHGTKSIYNRIKMISKMNFPMSVIPTYVIMSKFYTHLLLVAVIFIILQFFGFFPSLYLVQLPYFMFAAFVLLFGICLVTSTISVIIPDIQKFIQATLRMLLYLSPILWDPAKFVNSDYSYVPFIMKLNPLYYVVEGYRHSLLGDQWYLVQHWQYTIYFWVFVIAVMLFGASMHVKFRNRFIEYI